A segment of the Parasphingopyxis algicola genome:
ACTTCCTATCGGAAGTTCGCGGCACCGGCCCGCTCCCCCTCCCGGCCTCCCAACAGGGTACACTCAATGGGAGGCCGGGAGGGGGAGCGGGCCGGTGCCGCGCTAAACCGACAGGTTTAGTCTGACAAACCTCAAGCCTGCGGCGCATCGCGCCAGTCGATCACCGCCTTCTCGCCGAAAGGCAGCGGATCGGGCGGGCACGCGTCGGGCGGGACGTCGGCGAGGGTGCCGGTCAGCTCGGCAAGGTCGTCGCGGGCGCGATCGACCGGGTCCCGGATCACAACGTCCATCAGGCCGGAAAGATTGCCATAGGTCATCGGCGCGAGATGCTTGAGCAGGAAGAGATGCAGCCGCTCTGACGGGCGGATGCGCGTCGCGACGAGCTCGCCCTCCTTCCATGTCTCCTCGCGCATGCCGTTCACCACCCGGTCGAACGCCAGCGCGACGAGCCGCGACGAGGCGAGCCGCAACGCCGCCTCCCAGGCATGGCCGAACGCCTCCCCGTCGGGCCGCGCGCGCAGCCGGTATGCCGATCGCGCGCTCATCCCCGCCGCGGCCGCCGCCTCCCGCACGCAACCGGTTTCGGCGAGCGTTTCGACGAACAATCGCTGCCGCTCCGCCGACCAGCCATTGCGCTGCCTGCGCGGGGAGGCGGGCGTGAAATCGAGGACGGAAGGGGATGGGACATCGCCGGCGTCGGCGGGTTCGGAGGCGGCGGTATCGGCGTCGGGTTCGTCGGGTGGAACGGGGGCAAGCGAGTCCATGATGGCATCTCCTCGGTTCAATGAAAATGCCTATTATAACCTATATGGTGTATTGTAGGACAGCATATTGGATAAAAGTCCGTCACCCCGGACTCGATCCGGGGTCCAGGGCGGCAGGCGGCGTCGCTCTTGGCTCTGGATTGATCGCAGATCAGCTTCGCTTCCCGGGTCAAGCCCGGAATGACGAAAGCGGCCGACCTACCAACTCGTGATCCGCGCCTTGATGCCATAGGCGTCGCACAGCGCCTTGAAATGGTCGACGGCCTGGGCATCGCCTTCGAATTCGGCGTGGAGCAGTACGGCGGCGAGGCGGGGGACGTCCTTCGCCTCCACCGTGCAGAAGCGCTCATAATCGCCATCGCCCATCATCCCCTCGACCAGCGGCCCGCCATCGCAGCAATCGATGGTGAGGTCGCCATTATCGTGCAGCGTTAGCCCGACCGAACGCCCCGGCTCCCGCGCCAGCTCGACCATCCGCCCCTGCGCAATGGCAGCGCCGTTCCAGGATGTGCGTTTGGAGGGCGTGCTGTCGGACATGGGCGGGAGGATAGGGCGGGTGCGGGGGAAAGGGAATATTCCAAACTATTGAGTCAGGTTTTCACCATACTCTCTCCAAAACGCCTCGCAGTCACCATCTACTTTATCGGTAAATACACCATTTGGAGCTTGTACCTTACACGCAGTACTAACTCTCTCCTTTGTGAGTTCCCACTTTGGCCTCGGAATGTCGTACGTCGATGCGAAAAAGCGCAATGTCGTGCGAGACAGGTGCTCTGGCAAAGTCAGCAGTTTGATGTTTTGCTCAAGAAATCCAAATCCCAAAAAGACTAGATTCGTACAGCGGGAGATTTGCTGTTGAGCGTAATCGAGCGCTGTATCTTCGCTGCGCGCTTCCGAATATGTCCTTATCCTCTTCGCCATTCGTACCAAGTTTGTCGGATTAGCCTGTGCTCCATACTCGATTTTCTCGCCACCATCCTGATAGGGTAAATTTCCTAGGCTACCGTAGGGGTGATATATCCTCAGCGTTCTAGCGATTTCCGCCGCTTCAGACTCATCGACTTCGTAGACTTGCCGCAACCAGTGAAACACAAAATGTTCGACACATCGGTCGTAGTTGAAATTGATGATGTAGAGATTCCGAAAGGCGCTCTTCAAATCAGCCACACCCAATCCGCGAGTTACGTCCCTTAGCAGCGAAGTGAGCCAGCTCTGCGCGGCTGATTGCGGCAATCCGCCGCCACTCGAATATTTGTCAACATATATGCTCGATCCGCGTTCCGCCTCGACGATCACCTTGGCGATGCCAAGTTTCGCGCAGTCAGCCTTCAGGTGATTAGCGCTGTGCCGCTCGATATACTCGTCAATTGAAGCAGAAAAAGTCATGGCGTTAGCGATCTGCACCGCTGCCGCGCGATGTGGATTGATATCGCCCCCTTGTCCGTCACTTTGTCGTACCAAATGCCGCAAAGCCTCAACGATTTGCGGACTGCCACTTTCGAGTTGGCTACCAAAATCGTCAAACATTATATTCAGGTCGTGAGCCAACAGGTCACGAAGCCCATCCCCTAGCGGTAAGCCAAAATTCTTACTCGATCCTGCGCCTAGAACGAGAACAGTAAGGTGATTCCTCAATTCGCACCCTACTCCGCCGCCACCGGCTTCTCGCCGAACATGTCCTCGCCTTCGTCCTCGCCCTCGTCGTCGTTGGCCTTGCCCTTTTTGCGTTCGTCGAAGCTGTCCCAGACCTGGTTCCAGTCGCCGCGCGTCGCGCCCTTGCTGTATTCCGTCGCGCGGGTCTCGAAGAAGTTGGCGTGCTCGACGCCGTTGAGGAGCGGCGCGAGCCAGGGCAAAGGATGGTCGTCGATCATATAGACGGCGGGGAGGCCGAGCTGGCCGAGGCGCCAGTCGGCGATGTAGCGGATATAGCGCTTGATCTCCTTGGCCGTCATGCCGGGCACCGCGCCTTCGGAGAAAGCGAGATCGATAAACGCGTCTTCGAGCCGCACCGTCTTCTGGCAGCAATCGATAATCTCTTCCTTGACGTTTTTCGTCAGGCAATCGCGCTCCTCGCAGAAAGCGTGGAAGAGCTTGATGATGCCTTCGCAGTGCAGGCTCTCGTCGCGGACGGACCACGATACGATCTGCCCCATGCCCTTCATCTTGTTGAAGCGCGGGAAGTTCATCAGCATGGCGAAGGACGCGAAGAGCTGTAGCCCTTCGGTAAAGCCGCCGAACATGGCGAGCGTCTTGGCGATATCCTCGTCCGTGTCGACGCCGAACTCGTTCAGATAATCGTGCTTGGCCTTCATCTCCTCATATTCGAGGAACATGGAATATTCGCTCTCGGGCATGCCGATCGTATCGAGGAGATGGCTGTACGCGGCGATATGGACCGTCTCCATGTTGCTGAACGCGGTCAGCATCATCTTGATCTCGGTCGGCTTGAACACGCGGCCATATTTGTCGTGATAGCAGTCCTGCACCTCGACATCGGCCTGGGTGAAGAAGCGGAAGATCTGGGTGAGCAGTGCGCGCTCGTGATCGGTGAGCTTCTGCGCCCAGTCCCGGCAGTCCTCGCCGAGCGGCACTTCCTCGGGCATCCAGTGGATCTGCTGCTGGCGTTTCCAGAAGTCGTACGCCCAGGGATATTCGAAGGGTTTGTAGGTCTTGCGGGCTTCGAGAAGGGACATCAATCAAACTCCAAATCGTAAATTTGTCCGTTACTCCCTCTCCCCTTGTGGGAGAGGGTCGGGGTGAGGGGGCCGGCCTCAGGCCGGCGCGCAACTTCGTCGCACACCCCTCATCCGGCCCTTCGGGCCACCTTCTCCCACAAGGGGAGAAGGAAGGGCGGTGGCGATCCGCTCAAGCACGCCGTCGGTATTCGACAGCACGTCTTTGTTCCAGAAGCGAAGAACGCGATAGCCTTCGCCTTCGAGAAACCGTGTCCGGATGGCGTCCTGTTCGGTACGCTCAGCATGCTGCCCGCCATCGACTTCGATGATCAGTGCTGCGCGATGCGAGGCGAAGTCGGCGATATAACGGCCGAGCGGTACTTGCCGACGGAATTTCGCGGCGGGCAGTTTTTCGCGCAACGCATACCATATTATAGACTCGGCCGTCGTCGCGTTACGTCGCAGGGCTCGGGCGCGCTGGATAGCGTTCGCAGGCAGGGTATCGCGCGTCATCGCTTCGCGCTCCGGGCGCCGACGCCGAGAAAGACGATGCCGACGAAATAGCCGAAATCGTACCAGCCGCCATTGTTCGGCACGGCGTAGATCGCGACCTCCTCCATGAACAGCGAGACGACCCAGGCGACCGGGAAGATAAAGCCGTGCCACACGCCGAGCAGAAAGCCCGGCGCTTCGGCCGCAACGCCCCCGCCCGATTGCTGCGCCGCGCAGCCCGCCAAAGTGAGGGGGAGCAGGATGGTGAGCGTTGCGAGCGCCGCAACGGCGCGAGGGCTAAAGGCGCGTGCGCCTACTGGCACGCCAGGCACTCGTCATAATCGGTGCTCTCCGCCGTCGCGAGTTCGACCTGTTTGGGGTCGAGCGTATTGTCGGCGTCGACGCCGCCGGCGAAGCCCGCCCGCTGCACGCTCTTCGACCGCAGATAATAGAGCGACTTGATGCCGAGCTCCCAGGCGCGGAAGTGGAGCATCAGCAGATCCCATTTCTCGACATCGGCCGGGATGAAGAGATTGAGCGACTGCGCTTGGTCGATATAGGGCGCGCGATCGGCGGCGAGTTCGAGCAGCCAGCGCTGGTCGATCTCGAAGCTGGTCTTGAAGCTGTCCTTCTCCTCGGCGCTCAGGAAATCGAGATGCTGGACGCTGCCGCCTTTCTCGAGGATCGAATTCCAGACATTGGCGCTGTCCTTCGATTTTTCCTGCAGCAGTTCCTCAAGATATTTGTTCTTGACGATGAAGCTGCCGGACAGGGTCTTGTGCGTGTAGATGTTCGCCGGAATCGGCTCGATGCACGCCGACGTCCCGCCGCAGATGATGCTGATCGAGGCGGTCGGCGCGATCGCCATCTTGCAGCTGAACCGCTCCATCACGCCCTGGTCCGCCGCATCGGGGCAAGGGCCGCGTTCGTTCGCCAGCATCATCGAGGCTTCGGACGCCTTGGTCTGGATATGCTTGAAGATTTTGAGGTTCCAGCTTTTCGCCAGCGCGCTCTCGAAGCCGAGGCCGCGCGCCTGCAGGAAACTGTGATAGCCCATCACGCCCAGGCCCACCGAGCGTTCCTGCTCGGCGCTGTACTTGGCCCGCGCCATCTCGTCGGGCGCGCGGTCGATATAGTCCTGCAGCACATTGTCGAGGAAGCGCATGACATCCTCGATGAACATCGGCTCCTCGCTCCACTCGTCCCACATTTCGAGATTGAGCGAAGAGAGGCAGCAGACAGCGGTGCGGTCGTTGCCGTGCTGGTCCATGCCGGTCGGGAGCGTGATCTCCGAGCAGAGATTGGAGGTCGAAACTTTCAGCCCGACATCGCGCTGATGCTTGGGCATCATGCGGTTCACCGTGTCGTTGAAGACGATATAGGGTTCGCCGGTCGCGAGCCGCGTCTCGACGAGCTTCTGGAACAGCGAACGCGCATCGACGGTGGCGCGGACGCTGCCGTCCTTGGGCGATTTCAGGTCGAACTCCGCTCCGTCGCGCACGGCTTCCATGAACTCGTCGGTCACGAGTACGCCGTGATGGAGGTTCAGCGCCTTGCGGTTGAAGTCGCCGCTCGGTTTGCGGATTTCGAGAAATTCCTCGATCTCGGGATGCGAGATATCGAGATAGCAGGCCGCCGAGCCGCGCCGCAGCGAGCCCTGGCTGATCGCCAGCGTCAGCGAATCCATCACGCGGACGAAGGGGATGATGCCGCTGGTCTTGCCGTTGAGGCCGACCGGTTCGCCGATCCCGCGCACGCTGCCCCAATAGGTGCCGATGCCGCCGCCGCGGCTGGCGAGCCAGACATTCTCGTTCCAGGTTCCGACAATGCCTTCGAGGCTGTCGGATACGGAATTGAGATAACAGGAGATGGGCAACCCGCGGCCCGTGCCGCCGTTCGAAAGGACGGGCGTTGCCGGCATGAACCAGAGCTTCGAGATATAGTCGTAGAGCCGCTGCGCATGGTCTGCATCGTCGGCATAGGCCGATGCGACCCGCGCGAAGAGGTCCTGATAGCTTTCGTCGGGCAGGAGGTAGCGGTCCTTCAGCGTCTCCTTGCCGAATTCCGTCAGCAGGTCGTCGCGCGACTCATCCTGCTCGATCGGATGCATTTGCGGGCGGATCGATTTGCTGGTCAGCTCCTCTTCCGCCGTCTCATCCGTCTTCGGTGCGTCCATCGCCTCGATCACATCGTCCACCGTGACTTCGCCGTTATTCGCCAGATCCATTGCCCTAATACCCCTTTACCACCATTTCCTATATAGGAATGTTCCTACTTCGTTCGAGTCGGAAACTCCGTTCCTACACCCCTTTTTTGGCCTTGCGGGAACTCATTTGACCTTGTCCCCGATATCCACACGGGTTCGTCCGCAGGAGACAATAGGAGTGGGTGCCGCGAAACGCGATCGCGGCGCATTACCACAACCTATTGGGTAGGCCCCCGGCCGAACCACTAGCCATAGTGTCCCAACCGCGAGTCGGGCACAAGAGGGTTAACCGGAAATTTGTGATTCGATTCACCGCTATTCTGACTCGGTTCGTCGCAGGCGGCTCCCTTCGCAGGTGCAGCGACGCATGGACCGAACTGGCCTTGCGGGATTGCAAGGGAACGGACCGGGAACGAAAAAATTTTGCTCTGATCTGCGTTTCATCCGGAAAAGCGAACGCGAACGTCGTTGCTAAACGAAATCGTCATTCCGGACTTGATCGGGAATCCAGGGCGGCAGGTGACGACGCTTTTGGCTCTGGATTCCGGATCAAGTCCGGAATGACGGGTTCCGGTATTTGACATTTTATATAGCTATCTATTATATAGTTACATATGCAATAGGAGTTTCGCCATGCCGACACGCCGCAGGATTCTCGTCACCGGTGCCGCCAGCGCCGTCATTATCGGGGGCGGCCTGTTCGCCTATGACATCTTCTCGCCGAGCCTCGCCGAAGCGCGCGAACCATGGCGGCAGGCGGCCGAGGGGTTCGGCGATCCGCGGCTCGATATCCTCGCCTATGCGATCCTCGCGCCCAATCCGCACAACAAGCAGCCCTGGCTGATCGAGCTGATCGGCGAGGACGGTATCCGCATCACCGCCGATCTCGACCGGATGCTGCCCGAAACCGATCCGCCCTGCCGCCAGATCACGATCGGCTTCGGCGCGTTCCTCGAGCAGTTGCGCATGGCGGCTGCGGAAAAGGGATATCGCGCCGAGATAACGCCTTTTCCAGAAGGCGAGCCGCAGCCCGTTTTCGACGATCGCCCGATCGCCGATATCCGCCTGGTCCGCGAACCGGGCATCGCGACGGATCCGCTGTTCGATCTCGTGCTGGAGCGGCATACGAATCGCGAGCATTATGAACCCCGCCCCGTCACCGACCGGCAGTTCGCCGCCTTGCGCGCGGCCCTGCCCGATGGAATCGCGATGGGCTGGGCGAACGAAGCGGGCCAAGTGGAGGCGCTCAAGGCCATCGCGACCGATGCCTGGCTGATCGAATATCGAACGCCGCGCACGCTGCAGGAAAGCATCGATGTGATGCGGATCGGCGCGGACGAGGCGGTCGCCAATCCCGACGGCATCATTCTCGACGGGCCTGTGATGGAAGCCGCGAACAATCTCGGCATCGTGACGCGCCAAGCACTGGCCGATCCGGACAGCTATGCCTTTGCCGAGGGCATCACCATGTACACCGCGCTGATCGATGCCAGCCCCTCGATGCTCTGGCTCCATACGCCGGACAATAGCCGGGCGACGCAGCTCGCGACCGGCGCCGCCTGGCTTCGGGTCCAGCTCGCCGCTACACGGGAGGGGCTGGCGATGCAGCCGCTGAGCCAGGTCTTGCAGGAGTTTCCCGAAATGGCCGGGCAATATGTGCGCCTCCACGAGCATCTGGGCATCGCTGCCCCGGCGCGCGTGCAGGGGCTGTTCCGGATCGGCCATGCGCCGGCCGTGCAGCCCGCGCCGCGCTGGCCGCTGACCAGCCGGCTGATCGACGCCTGATGGGAAAACCCGGGGAAACGGCGCCCAAGGGACCGGGGCTGAAGGGCGATCCGCTCGGCAATCTGGTGATGACCGAGATCGGCATCATCGCCCAGCTTGCCGGCACGCTGTTCGAAAGCGTCCTGCCCGACGGCATGACCCAGGCCCAATATGGCGTACTCAATCACCTGCTGCGGATGGAGGCCGAACGCACGATCGGCGAGCTGGCCAGCTCCTTCCAGGTGCGCCAGCCGACCATGTCGTCCACCGTCCGCAAGCTCGAGGACAAGGGGCTGGTCGAGCTGAAAAGCGATTCGCGCGACCGGCGGATCCGCCGGGTGGCGATCACGAAAGCCGGGAGGGCGGCGCGCCAGGCCGGGCTCGACGCGCTGGGGCCGCTCTATGCCGAGCTGATGACCCATATGTCGGAAAGGGAATTGCAAGCGATCCTGCCGACCCTCACCAAATTGCGCGTCATCCTCGACGAGCGGCGGCCGGGCTGAGCGGCGCCGGTGGCGGTCGCGTCCCCTGTCGGTCGGGCGTGCGATCGGTTATCATCGCACCCATGATCTGGATCGTCTTCCTCATGGGCGTCGCCAACATCTTTCTCCATCGCAGCGTGATGGAGGGGCGCGGTCCCGTATTCGCCGAGATCGCCCAGACCTTGCACCGCTTCGGCGGCGGTTATGGCGGCTATGCGATCGAATTCGTCTTCCTCGTCGGCGCGCTCTGGTTCGCGAAACAGGGCCAGCCGATGGTGCTGTTCATCTACGGCGCCTACACGGCGCTCAATATCGGCACCTTCGTGATGCTGACCCAGATGAACAAACGCTAGGGATTTAGGGCAGGCGGATCGCGAGCCGCTGCGGCGCGCCATCCGCGACCCCGTCGAACAGGATCAGCAGCGAGACAGTATCGCCGTCGATGCCGGTGATCGCCATCGTCTCCGCCTTGCCGCCGCGCGGCGCATCGATGGTCGCAAGCAGCGGAGCGGCACCGTCCGCGCCGCGCAGATGGAGGCGATAGGGCACGTCCTGATCCTGGGCCGGACCGGACAGGATCAGCAATCGCCCGTCGGGAAGAAAGGCAAGATCGCGGACGCCCGCATCCGCGCCGAGCGCGATCGGAACGGCGCGGCCGGGGCCGACGATATCGGGCGAAAAGAGCGCCGTCGCGCTGGTTTCGAAGAGATAGGCCGTTCCGTCGACGACCGGCGCGCGCAGGCCGAAGACGATGCGGTCCCCGCGCGCCGCGAGCCCTTCGATCGTCAGGCCGTTACCCGCGCGCAGCGAGGTGCCGAAAAAGCGCGCGAGCGCGGGGTCGCGGCGCAGCATGCCGGACAGCCGGTGGCTGGTCGCGATGGCGACGGTTCCCGCCACGATCTCGCCGGCCGGATCGTCCGGTGCGATGCGCGCGACGATGAAGCTGGCGGGGCGCAATTCGTCGCTGTTGCGCGAACAGCCATGCGACCCCGTGACATAGAAGACGCCGTCGTCGAACGCCGCGGCCTCGCCGTCCAGCTCGCGATTGTCCGGATCGGCATCCGAACAGATATCGCGCGGCGGCGTGCCGAGCGGCTGGCCGACGCCGAGCAGCCCGAACCGCCGGCCCGCGGCGAGGATCGCGCCGTCGAACGAAGCCCATTGCGCCGCATCGCCCTCGTCCTCGATGGCAAGGCAGCGCATGCCGCCCGCCCCGTGCTGCCAGTCGCAGGCCAGGCCGCTCACATCCTCGGACGGCGCGCCATCTTCGCCGAAATGCCCGGCGACGGTGATGCCCGTCTCGAGCGGCGGCGCTGCCTCGGGTGTCCCGCCGCAGCCGGCCAGCCCCGTAAGCAGGGTGAGGGTCAGGACGCGCATGCAACGCATTGCGTGGCCATCGGATCGATCTCGAGCCGCTTTGCGGCGATCGCTTCGCCGCAGGACAGGCACCAGCCATATTCGCCCTCGTCGATCCGCCGGAGCGCGGCGTCGATCCGCGCGATGTCGGACTGGCGGCGGCGCGCTTCGGCATCGGCCATCGCCTGTTGCTGCATCGCGTCCATCCGCGAGAGCCGCCCGACGCTCTGCTGGTCGAGTTCGACCGGCTTGCGCCATTCCGCCGCGCCCGCGTCCTCGCCGCTGAGCTGCGCGCGCAGGGCGACAAGCTTTGCGCGGAAATGCGCGATCCGGGTGTCGGACAGATCAGTCATCGGCTGGCGGTCTATAGGTTTCGAGCGGCAAGTCCTGCGCCAGCCGTTCCTCGACGGCGGAGAAGGCCGAGCGGCCGGGGCGGGGCGTTTCCGGCAGGCCGGTCGCGAAATAGGCGACGCCGCGCCTTTCCTCGTGGCTGATCCAGAGCCCGGACCGCAGGCCATAGGCTTCGCCCGAATGGCCGCTATAGACGGCGCCGGTCGCGAAGAGATCGTCGTCGCACTCGCCGCCATCGCCGTTCAGCGTGTGGACGCCATGGTTGTAGCGGCAAAAGAAGCCGCCCGCGCTTTCACCATTTGCCGTGATCGGCGCGCGGCCGCCGCTGTAGAGCATCGGGATCAGCGGCAATCGGCGGTAGTGCCGGCCGACAAAGGCGAATTCCGTCCCCTCGCCGCGCGACAGGAAGAGCATGCCGATACGGGCGAGATCGCTTGCCGAAATCCGCAAGCCCCCCTGCGGGCTGAACGCGGCGCCGTTGCGGGCGAGGCGGTAGGTGTCGAGATCGCAGCTGCCGTCGCGAGCCGGTGTGGCGGGGCAGTCCTCCGCGATTGCGCGCTGGCTGTCGCGCGCGACTTCACCATCCGGTCGATACAGTGCCACCGCTCGGCTGCGCGCTTCGTCGCTGCATGTCGTCCAGTTGAAACAGGCGTCGAGCCCGAGCGGCTCGAAAACGGTGCGCGCCATGAGACGATCGAAGCGTTCGCCGGTCGCGCCTTCCAGAACCGCGGCGATGATCGGAAAGTTGAGATTGGCATAGGCGAACCAGCCGGGCGGGTGTTCGGCGTCCCAGGCTTCGGGCTGGCCGGTCCACGCTTCGAGATCGGCGTCGAGCGGTAGTGCATAACCGGCCGTGTCGCGTACACCGGCCCGATGGTCGAGCAGCGCGCGCAGCGTGATGACCTCGTCGGGGAAATGCGGATTGCGGAGCCGCCAGCCGAGATGAATCGAGACATCGTCGCGCAGGTCGATCGCGCCCTCCTCGACTAGCCTTGCCGCGGCGAGCGCGACCACGAGCTTCGAAATACTCGCGATGCGCACCGGGTCGTCGACGGTCAGTTCCCGTTCGGTATCCAGATCGGCGAGCCCGCCGGCGGCGCTCTCCACAATGCCGTTCGCATCGAACTCGACCCGCGCCCAGCCGATCACGGGATCGGCCGCCGGGACGGGTTCCGCCCCGGTTTCCGACTGGGCTGCTATACCGCCCAAAAGGCAGGTTGCGATCAAACAGAGGATCGGCGACATGCGGAAAACTCTATGGGAAAGATCGCCGCAACGCCATGATCAAACGCCTGTTCCGCTGGCTGGGCAGCGGGCTTCTCTTTCTGCTGATCGCAGTCCTGCTGGCGCCGGTCGTGGTGCCGCCGTTTCTCGATCGCATCTATTATGACGGCCCGGTCTCGGAGAATTTCGACGGCGAGCGGTTCGTCAATCCGGACGAGGGCGCGGGCGGCTGGGTCGGCGATCCGACGCGGGTCGGCAATCCCCGCCGGAGCAGCTTCCTCCTGCGCTTCATCACGGGCGACGACCGGCCGGGCTGGCCAGAACGCGTGCCCGTTACCCCGATCGTGCCCGGCGAGCGTGTCGCGGGCGACCGGATGGTGACGACCTGGGTCGGCCATGCCTCCGCGCTGATCCAGACCCAGGGCCTCAACATCCTCACCGATCCGATCTGGTCCGACTATGCCTCGCCCTTCCAGGGCGTCGGGCCGCGCCGCGTCGCCGCGCCCGGCATCCGGTTCGAGGATCTCCCGCCGATCGATCTCGTCGTGATCAGCCACAATCATTACGACCATCTCGATCTCGCCACCCTGCGGCGGCTCTGGGAGCGGGACCGGCCACTGATCGTCACGAGCCTCGGCAACGAGACGGTGATCGCCGAAGCCGGCGCCGAGGCCGTGACGCGTGACTGGGGCGGGATCGTGGAGGTATCGCCCGATGTCTCGGTGATCGTCACCCGCAACCATCATTGGGGCTCGCGCTGGGGCGTCGACCGCAACCGCGCGCTCTGGTCGAGCTTCGTCATCACGACGCCGGCGGGGAACATCTTTTTCGGCGGCGATACGGGACCGGGCGACATGCGCTGGCCCGAAGAGGCGGCCGCATACGGCCCGGTGCGGCTCGCCTTCATCCCGATCGGCGCCTTCCGCTTCCAGCCGGGGCAGGAATGGAGCGGCAACCATATCGGCCCGATGCACGCGATCCAGGCCTGGAACCGGCTCGGCCGCCCGGTTTCGATCGGCGTCCATTGGGGCACGTTCCGCCTGTCCTGGGAAGGCTATTGGACGCCGGCGCGGATGCTGCACATGCTGCAGGACTGCGCGGGTATCGAGGACGGCTTCTTCCGCGCCGTCCGCCATGGCCAGCGCTTCGATATCCCGCCGGTGCGCGAGACGGCGGAGGTAGACGAAGCGGCCGTCGAACGCTGCGCGACGGAGCCCGAAATCCGGGCTTTGGATTAGTTTGGGGGGTTTGTTTGTCAGAACGTTGCGAGCGCAACGTCACCGCACCGGCCCGCTCCCCCTCCCGGCCTCCCATTGAGTGTACCCTAGTGGGAGGCCGGGAGGGGGAGCGGGCCGGTGCGGCGATTTCCCGACAGGGAAATTCTGACAAGGGAATCAGCGCCGCTCGCCCTATCGGTCGAGTGACAAAACTACCCGACCTTGAACGCGCAGAGCTTGTTGCCGTCGAGATCGCGGAAATAGGCTGCGTAGAAGCCCATTTCTTCCGGTTCGCGCAAGCCCGGCGCGCCCTCGTCATCGGCGCCCAGCTCTAGCGCCTTGGCATGCAGCGCGTCCACCTCGGCACGATCCTCGGCCTGGAGCGCGATCATCATGCCGTTACCGACCGTCGCCTTTTCGCCGTTGAACGGCGGGGTGACGCACAGCATCGGCTGGCCCATTTCCTTGCCGTAACCGGTAAAGCCTTCGTCGAGCTGCATCAGCCGTTTCGCCCCCACGGTTTCGAACAGCGCGTCGTAAAAGCCCCGCGCCTTTTCCAGATCGTTGGTGCCGATAGTCGCATAGCCAATCATTGTTTCAGCCTTTCAGAAGGGAGAGGAAAATCGCGCGGCATCATGCTCGTGCGTCGCAGTCGCCGTCAATGACGTCCGAGGTAAGAATGGCCGCGCGACGGGTTCAGCAGTTCTTGCCTGCATAGAAATAGTGAAACTCCACCTCGTACAGGCTCTGTCCGCC
Coding sequences within it:
- a CDS encoding ribonucleotide-diphosphate reductase subunit beta → MSLLEARKTYKPFEYPWAYDFWKRQQQIHWMPEEVPLGEDCRDWAQKLTDHERALLTQIFRFFTQADVEVQDCYHDKYGRVFKPTEIKMMLTAFSNMETVHIAAYSHLLDTIGMPESEYSMFLEYEEMKAKHDYLNEFGVDTDEDIAKTLAMFGGFTEGLQLFASFAMLMNFPRFNKMKGMGQIVSWSVRDESLHCEGIIKLFHAFCEERDCLTKNVKEEIIDCCQKTVRLEDAFIDLAFSEGAVPGMTAKEIKRYIRYIADWRLGQLGLPAVYMIDDHPLPWLAPLLNGVEHANFFETRATEYSKGATRGDWNQVWDSFDERKKGKANDDEGEDEGEDMFGEKPVAAE
- a CDS encoding endonuclease domain-containing protein, whose protein sequence is MTRDTLPANAIQRARALRRNATTAESIIWYALREKLPAAKFRRQVPLGRYIADFASHRAALIIEVDGGQHAERTEQDAIRTRFLEGEGYRVLRFWNKDVLSNTDGVLERIATALPSPLVGEGGPKGRMRGVRRSCAPA
- a CDS encoding ribonucleoside-diphosphate reductase subunit alpha, translating into MDLANNGEVTVDDVIEAMDAPKTDETAEEELTSKSIRPQMHPIEQDESRDDLLTEFGKETLKDRYLLPDESYQDLFARVASAYADDADHAQRLYDYISKLWFMPATPVLSNGGTGRGLPISCYLNSVSDSLEGIVGTWNENVWLASRGGGIGTYWGSVRGIGEPVGLNGKTSGIIPFVRVMDSLTLAISQGSLRRGSAACYLDISHPEIEEFLEIRKPSGDFNRKALNLHHGVLVTDEFMEAVRDGAEFDLKSPKDGSVRATVDARSLFQKLVETRLATGEPYIVFNDTVNRMMPKHQRDVGLKVSTSNLCSEITLPTGMDQHGNDRTAVCCLSSLNLEMWDEWSEEPMFIEDVMRFLDNVLQDYIDRAPDEMARAKYSAEQERSVGLGVMGYHSFLQARGLGFESALAKSWNLKIFKHIQTKASEASMMLANERGPCPDAADQGVMERFSCKMAIAPTASISIICGGTSACIEPIPANIYTHKTLSGSFIVKNKYLEELLQEKSKDSANVWNSILEKGGSVQHLDFLSAEEKDSFKTSFEIDQRWLLELAADRAPYIDQAQSLNLFIPADVEKWDLLMLHFRAWELGIKSLYYLRSKSVQRAGFAGGVDADNTLDPKQVELATAESTDYDECLACQ
- a CDS encoding Acg family FMN-binding oxidoreductase, yielding MPTRRRILVTGAASAVIIGGGLFAYDIFSPSLAEAREPWRQAAEGFGDPRLDILAYAILAPNPHNKQPWLIELIGEDGIRITADLDRMLPETDPPCRQITIGFGAFLEQLRMAAAEKGYRAEITPFPEGEPQPVFDDRPIADIRLVREPGIATDPLFDLVLERHTNREHYEPRPVTDRQFAALRAALPDGIAMGWANEAGQVEALKAIATDAWLIEYRTPRTLQESIDVMRIGADEAVANPDGIILDGPVMEAANNLGIVTRQALADPDSYAFAEGITMYTALIDASPSMLWLHTPDNSRATQLATGAAWLRVQLAATREGLAMQPLSQVLQEFPEMAGQYVRLHEHLGIAAPARVQGLFRIGHAPAVQPAPRWPLTSRLIDA
- a CDS encoding MarR family winged helix-turn-helix transcriptional regulator: MGKPGETAPKGPGLKGDPLGNLVMTEIGIIAQLAGTLFESVLPDGMTQAQYGVLNHLLRMEAERTIGELASSFQVRQPTMSSTVRKLEDKGLVELKSDSRDRRIRRVAITKAGRAARQAGLDALGPLYAELMTHMSERELQAILPTLTKLRVILDERRPG
- a CDS encoding DUF3616 domain-containing protein, which produces MRVLTLTLLTGLAGCGGTPEAAPPLETGITVAGHFGEDGAPSEDVSGLACDWQHGAGGMRCLAIEDEGDAAQWASFDGAILAAGRRFGLLGVGQPLGTPPRDICSDADPDNRELDGEAAAFDDGVFYVTGSHGCSRNSDELRPASFIVARIAPDDPAGEIVAGTVAIATSHRLSGMLRRDPALARFFGTSLRAGNGLTIEGLAARGDRIVFGLRAPVVDGTAYLFETSATALFSPDIVGPGRAVPIALGADAGVRDLAFLPDGRLLILSGPAQDQDVPYRLHLRGADGAAPLLATIDAPRGGKAETMAITGIDGDTVSLLILFDGVADGAPQRLAIRLP
- a CDS encoding TraR/DksA family transcriptional regulator, with protein sequence MTDLSDTRIAHFRAKLVALRAQLSGEDAGAAEWRKPVELDQQSVGRLSRMDAMQQQAMADAEARRRQSDIARIDAALRRIDEGEYGWCLSCGEAIAAKRLEIDPMATQCVACAS